Genomic DNA from Taurinivorans muris:
TTCTAAAGGCTTATAGTTTGGAGTATTTACGTTCGTTATGTTACCCATGATCACGTTTTGACGCTGCAATTGCATGTCCATTACACGGCTGACCAACTGCATATGGTCTTGATCTAAACTTTTCATATTAACCTCCATTACCTATGCCCAAGTATTAGCACAGACCATGCCAAACATGAATTTTATTTATAATTCAATATATTATAGGGATATTTTATATAAATTGCCTGCAACATCCCTGTCAGAAAAGACATTTTTTTGACTTACGGATTTTCTTGCAAGCAAACAGAAAATAATTATAATAAACAAAACGCCTTCGGAGGAAAAGAATGCTCAATCCCGACTTTGCACAACCGAATATCATTTATACCCATCACGTTTCTTATGGGGAAACAGATGCCATGGGTGTTGTTTATTATGCGGAATACGCCCATATTTTTGAACGCGCCCGCACAGCTTACGGACACGCGGCAAATTTTCCATACAAAAATATGGAAGAACGCGGAATAATGCTTCCGGCTTCCGAGCTCGTCATAAAATACAAAAAACCGGCGCGTTATGATGATGTGATCAATGTCCGTATTGCTGTTTCCGAATGGAAAAATGCTTCCCTACGGTTTGAATATGAAATTTACAACGAAGATTTCAGCCAAATTCTGACAACAGGCTCAACCTTGCATGCCTGCACCAACACGCAGGGAAAACCGATCAGGATTCCCGCTTGGCTTAAAGAAGCATTCACAACGGGAATACGATAAAAAAACCCACCCGCTGTTCACTGGGCGGGTGGGTTTTCACTGCTTTCCAAGAGAATTTCTATTTCATAAAAACTTCCTGCGAATTGACAGGCGCTTCATTTTTCTTTGGCAAAACACGATGATACCGTTTTTTTGCTTTTAACTCGCGGGCTTTTGAAGTATCTTTTAAAATTATCCCGATAATTCCGTTGATTTTTTCTTTAATAGCTTTATTTTCAACAGGACAACAAATTTCAATGCGGTTTTCCGTATTTCTTGTCATCATGTCCCCGGAAGAAATATACATGATTTGCTCTTCGCCAACACCGAAGGAATACATTCTGGAATGTTCCAAAAATCTTCCCACAATGCTGATAACTTTGATATTGGCTGTAAAATCGGGAACTTTGGGAACAAGGCAGCAAATTCCGCGTATGATAAGCGTTACCGGCACATTGTGCTGTGAAGCTTTTATCAAGGCACCCATAATTTCCAAGTCTGTGAAAGAATTGCATTTAATGGAAATTTTTGCAGGTTCTCCCCTGTCGGCTTTAGCGATTTCATTTTCGATACGGGCGAGAATATTTTGCTTGAAACCAAACGGGGCTATCCATAATTTCGCATATTCCCCTTCAAAATTATTGACTGCCATATTTTTGAAGAAATTATCGGCATCCGCGCCAATCGTTTCGTCGGCGGTAACAATATTGAAATCCGTATAAATACGGCTTGTCTTTTCGTTATAGTTACCGGTTCCGACATGGGTGATATAACGGATCGAACCTTTTTCCTGATACGTAATCATGCAAATTTTCGAATGGACTTTATACCTGTCAGCCCCGTAAATCACTTTACAGCCTGCTTCTTCAAAACGCTGCGCCCATTCGATATTGTTTTCCTCGTCAAAACGAGCTCTAAGTTCCATTAAAATAGTGACTTCCTTACCGTTTTCAGCTGCTTCAATCAGATAATTGGCTAATTGGGAATCTTTTGCTATGCGGTATAACGTGATCTTAATGCTTTGCACCCGCTCATCAAGCGCCGCTTGTTTTATCAAATTCAAAAACGGGCGCATGCTGTCATAAGGATAATGGAAAAATAAATCCTGTTTGAAAATCCTGTCCGCAAGCTTTTTATCACGGGCAAGTTCAATATCCTCTTTAGGTTTAAACGGCGTAAAGACCAATTTTTCTTTAAGTTCCGCACTGACCATATCTTCCAAAGCAAAGGCGAAAGACATATTGATAGGAGCTTTTGAATAGAAAAGCTGTTTTTCGGAGATATCCAAATGCT
This window encodes:
- a CDS encoding acyl-CoA thioesterase codes for the protein MLNPDFAQPNIIYTHHVSYGETDAMGVVYYAEYAHIFERARTAYGHAANFPYKNMEERGIMLPASELVIKYKKPARYDDVINVRIAVSEWKNASLRFEYEIYNEDFSQILTTGSTLHACTNTQGKPIRIPAWLKEAFTTGIR
- the ppk1 gene encoding polyphosphate kinase 1, with amino-acid sequence METKNNKFICYDNREYSWLKFNERVLEEACIRSGNPLIERLKFLSIFTTNLDEFYMVRVGILSNYVKFFKKYIDNKTNLTAQEQLDGIFRITKKLYAKRDTVYDQTVFELEEKGVVIKQVKELSQDEKKKLKKYYKKNIFPLLSPQVIDVWHPFPFLQNKKLYVGVEISGKKDSKFIGIIPVPNLINRLVPLEDTENTYVLLENVIESFADEIFTMYKVQDATVLSVTRNADIEVEYELNDDDSLDYRQYMKKLMKGRSKLAPVRLEFQKKMSKFFVMYFLKHLDISEKQLFYSKAPINMSFAFALEDMVSAELKEKLVFTPFKPKEDIELARDKKLADRIFKQDLFFHYPYDSMRPFLNLIKQAALDERVQSIKITLYRIAKDSQLANYLIEAAENGKEVTILMELRARFDEENNIEWAQRFEEAGCKVIYGADRYKVHSKICMITYQEKGSIRYITHVGTGNYNEKTSRIYTDFNIVTADETIGADADNFFKNMAVNNFEGEYAKLWIAPFGFKQNILARIENEIAKADRGEPAKISIKCNSFTDLEIMGALIKASQHNVPVTLIIRGICCLVPKVPDFTANIKVISIVGRFLEHSRMYSFGVGEEQIMYISSGDMMTRNTENRIEICCPVENKAIKEKINGIIGIILKDTSKARELKAKKRYHRVLPKKNEAPVNSQEVFMK